The DNA window GTCCCGCCGCCTTCCAGGGCGCGCAGGGTACCGGCCGCCTCGTCGAGCGCCGCCTTGCGCCGGCCCTCCACCCGCGTCCCCATGGCCTGCACCCGCGCCAGGTCCTTCTTCTCCATGGCGGCGTCCAGGGCCTCGCGCAGCTCCATGACCTCCTCGAGGAACTCCAGGGGCATGTCCTTCTGCGCGCCCGCGTCCTCGCGCTCCAGGTCCACCCCGTGCAGCTTCAGGAGGTAGAAGGCGCGGCGCACCGGGTCCTTCAGCGTCTTGAAGGCCTCGTTCAGCGCGGTGGTGCCCTCCAGGGCCTTGAGGCGCTCTTTCGCGTCGGCCTGGGCCACGCGGTCCGGATGCAGTTGGAGCGACAGCTCCCGGTACTGCTTCTCCAGCGCCGGCACGTCCACGTCATAGCGACGCGCGAGTCCGAAGACGTCGAAGTGGGTCCTCACTCGGAATGCTCCATGGGGCGGACAAACGAAAGGGGCCCGGTGGTTGGCCGGGCCCCGCGTGACGGCGTCCCTTCCGGAAGGGAAGGGACCCGAATGGAACGACGCTCAGACGGAGAAGCTCTCTCCGCAGCCGCACGCCGCCTTGATGTTGGGGTTGTTCAGCTTGAAGCCGGAGGCCATGAGCGTCTGCTCGAACACCAGCTCCGTACCGATGAGGTACAGGTAGCTCTTGGGGTCCACGAAGACGCGCACGCCGTCCTTCTCGAAAATCTTGTCGCGCTCGCGGGACTTCTCGGACCACTCCATGGAGTACTGAAGCCCGGAGCAGCCGCCGCCCTTCACCGCCAGCCGGAGGCCGGCCTCGGGCGTCTGGCGCTGCTCCAGGAGCTCCTTCAGCCGAGCCACGGCGCTGTCCGCCAGGACGATGCCCTTGGGGGCCGCCTTCGCCACGGGCGCGGGCGTGGGCCCCGGGCTCTGCGTCGTCTGCTGGGTCGCCTGTTCGCTCATGGTCTGCCTCCTGAAGTCTCGAAATGCCGCGGCCGCTGCCAGACCTAGGATGCCTGGGCCTTGCGAGCGGCGCGCTTCTTCTTGAAGTCCTCGATGGCCGCCTTGATGGCGTCCTCGGCCAGCACCGAGCAGTGAATCTTCACCGGCGGCAGCGCCAGCTCGCGGGCCACGTCCTTGTTGGAGATGGTCATCGCCTGGTCGACCGTCTTGCCCTTCACCCACTCGGTGACGAGCGACGACGACGCGATGGCGGAACCACAGCCGAACGTCTTGAACCGCGCGTCCTCGATGAGGCCGTCGTCCGAAATCTTGAGCTGCAGGCGCATCACGTCGCCGCAGGCGGGCGCGCCCACCAGGCCGGTGCCGACGTTCGGGTCTTCCTTGTCCATCGTCCCGACGTTGCGGGGGTTCTCGTAGTGGTCGATGACCTTGTCGCTGTAAGCCATGACAGCTCCTTCAACCGATGCTTCTCACCAAAGGTTCCGAGGGGCAATGCCCACCGGGGGAGGGGCCAGTCGCCCCACTGATTGCCTGGAAAGGCGCGCTAATGCGCCGTCCACTCGATGCTCTTGAGGTCGATGCCTTCCTTGGCCATCTCGTACAGGGGGCTCATGTCTCGCAACTTGCGCACCTTGTCCACGACGAGCTGGACGACGTAGTCGACCTCCTCCTCGGTGGTGAAGCGCCCCAGGCCGAAGCGGATGGAGCTGTGGGCCAACTCCTCGTCCACGCCCAGCGCGCGCAGCACGTAGGAGGGCTCCAGCGAGGCGGACGTACACGCGGAGCCGGACGACACCGCCACGTCCTTGATGCCCATCATCAGGGACTCGCCCTCGGCGTGGGCGAAGGAGATGTTGAGGTTGCCCGGCAGGCGGTGCTCCATCGACCCGTTGATGATGGTCATGTCCAGCGCGTCCGTCAGCCCTTTGCGCAGCTTCTCGCGCAGGCGGAGGATGCGGGCGGCTTCGTCGGCCAGCTCCTCGCGGGCGAGCTGCGCCGCGTGGCCGAAGCCGACGATGGCCGCGACGTTGAGCGTGCCGGAGCGCATGCCGCGCTCATGGCCGCCGCCGTCGATGATGGGGGCGATGCGCACGCGCGGCTTGCGGCGCACGTACAGCGCGCCGATGCCCTTGGGGCCGTACATCTTGTGGGACGTGATGGAGGCCAGGTCCACCTTCATGGCCTCCACGTCGAAGGGCACCTTGCCGATGCCCTGCACCGCGTCGCAGTGGAAGAGGACGCCCTTCTTGCGGCACAGCGCGCCAATCTCCGCGACGGGCTGCACGACGCCAATCTCGTTGTTGGCGAACATGATGGAGACGAGCACCGTCTTTGGCGTCATCGCCTCCTCGAGCTTCTCCAGGTTGACGCGCCCGTCCTTCTCCACGTCCAGGTACGTGACGCGCGCGCCGCCCGTGGGCATTTCCGCCCACTTCTTGTACGTCTCGTCGTTGTCCAGGTCGTGCTTCGCGGCGAGCTCGGCGACCTCCTCGGGGGAGACGTCGCGGCCGGCCAGCTGTCCCAGGCGCAAGAGCTTCAGCTCGTCCAGCCGCTCCTGGCGCACGCGCTCCAGGCGCTTGCAGGTGTCCAGGATGGCCTTGTGCTCGGTCTTCAGGGTGATGATGTGGTCACCCTTCGACTTGTAGTACTCGACGACGCCCTTGATGGCGAGGTTGTCGGACTCGGTGGCGCCGGAGGTGAAGACAATCTCCTGGTCCGTCGCGCCGATGAGCTCCGCCACCTGCTGACGGGCCTTCTTCACCGCCGCCTCGGCCTTCCAGCCGAACACGTGGTTGCGGCTGGCCGCGTTGCCGAAGTCCTCGCGCAAGTAGGGAAGCATCACGTCCAACACGCGCGGATCCATCGGCGTCGTGGCGTGGTTGTCCATGTAGATTGGCAGCTTCACCATTGCTTCCCACACCTTCCTGAAGGGCTGATACCGGCCCCCGCACCCCGGCGCCACACTGGGGGCGCGCTGCGGCGGCATACACCGTCTCACATGAATGTGGACCGGACTGGTCAATTATAAAATCGGGTGCCCTCGGGTCAAGGGAACATAAGCCACAGAACAGAGGCCCAGGGGGCGACCCGGCGAGTGGATGTCGGCGAGGCGACTGCGGGACCCGGGTGTATCAATCCGGGTGGGCCGTCCTGGCGCACCCCGCGCCGCAATGGTGCGGTGGTGGACCGGGCGGGGGCCCAAGCGCTTGATTTCCGGGGAAACGCCCGGCTGGCCGGCTGTCTGCAACCTGTGGGTGCGCCAGGAGGCAGGCATGAGCGCGAACTCGAAGCAGACGACCCGGTCGAAGGAGCAGGCGGAGTCAACGGATGGCGGCCGGGGGCAGTTGGTCCGGATGGACGGGGGCGGGGCGGGGCTGGAGCGCAGCCGCTACGCGGAGGGTTGGCGCGCGGGGAAGCCCGCGGAGGACCCCGAGAAGATGAAGCGCTGGGGGCTCATCACCGCGCGGCCCAGTGAGTTCCTCGTCCACATGCGCCGGGGGCGCGTGCGCGAGGTCAGCGGCCAGGGCGCAAGCTGCTTCAAGCTGCCGGGCGACTCGGTGGCCATCGTCCCCACCAGCATCCAGCGGCTCCAGTTCACCGCGGATCAGGTGACGAACGAGAAGGTGGGCGTGCAGGTGACGGGCCTGGCGGTGTACCGCATCGCGGATCCGCTGGTGGCGTTCCGCATGCTCAACTTCTCCTTCCCGGAGCGCGCGCAGGAGAAGCTGGCGGACCTCTTGCGGGAGATGTTCGTCGGCGCCGCGCGTCGCCTCGTCGCCAACCTCTCCGTGGAGGAGTGCCTGACGCGGCGCAAGGAAGGCATCGCCGCGGAGCTGATGCGTGAAATCGCGCCGGTGCTGTCGGGTCGAGGCCGCCTGGAGGACACGACGGACGCGGGCTGGGGCGTGCTGCTGGACACGATTGAAATCCAGGACGTGCGCGTCCTGTCATCCACCGTCTTCGAGAACATGCAGGCGCGCTTCCGGCGCGAGCAGGAGCGTCAGGCGCGCGAGGCGGAGCTGGCCAAGGAGCGCTTCGTCCACCGCGAGGAGACGGAGGCCGAGCGTCAGTTGAGCCTCCAGCGGCTGACGGCGCAGGACGAGGTGCGTCAGCAGAAGCAGACCGCCGACGAGCAGGCCCGACTGGAGACGCTGGCCATCGACGCGCGCGTGGCCGAGGCGAAGCTCGCTCAGGAGCGCACGCTCAAGCAGGAGCAGGTCACCGTGGAGCGCGAGGTGGCGCTCACGAAGCTGGCCGCGGAGCAGGACGTCCGCCAGAAGAAGCAGGTGGCCGACGAGCAGGCGAAGCTGGAGGCGCTCAGTGCCGAGGCGCGGCTCGTGGAGGCGAAGATTGTCTCCGAGCGCGCGCTCGCCGCCAGCCGCGCCCAGGTGGACATGGAGAAGCTGTCGCGCGAGCAGGAGCTGGAGGCGGCGCGCGCGCGCATCGACCTGGAGAAGCTCAAGCGCGAGCAGGACGCGGACGTGGGCCGCGCGAAGCTGGAGCAGGAGAAGCAGAAGCTGGCGCAGGAGGCGGAGGCCGCGCAGGCGCGATTCGAGCTGGTGCGATTGCAGCGCGCCCAGGAGGCGGATGACGCGAAGGCGCGCATGGAGCTGGAGCGCCTGCGCCGCGAGCAGGAGCAAGCCGCGGCGCGGCATGAGGGCCAGGTGGCCGAGCAACTCCAGGAAGTGGAGAAGCTCCAGGCACAGCTCCAAGTGGTGCAGTCCCGGCGAGCCATCGCGGAGGCGGAGGTGGCCATCGCGGAGCTGGAGGTGCGACGGGAGAACGCGCGGCAGGAACTGGAGCTGTCGAGGGCCCGCGCGCTGCGTGACATCGAGAACACCATCAGCCCGGAGGTCATCCAGATGACGCTCGCGCAGCAGCTCCCCCAGGTGGCCGCGGCCTTCCAGCAGAAGATGGGCGAGGTTCACGTGACGGCAGTGGATGGCGCGAATCCATTTGGTTACATCGCAGCGGCAGTGGAAGGAGTGATGGGGCTCGCGCGTTCAGCGGGCTTGAAGGTGCCTACCCCCTCGCTTGCCCCCACGGCGCAGTAGCCCGCCGCCCGGGGCCTGCGTATACAAGGCGGGCCCCTGGACGACGGAGCAGAGCACGCATGAATGGCAAGAAGCTGGGAGTGTTGGCCGTGCTGGCGGGCGTGGCGGTGGCCGTGGTGCCGTGGCTTCTTCCCACCGGCCCCAGCACCGAGCTCGACGCGGCGCGTTTCCTGGAGTCCGGCAGCCTCTTCCTTGGCGCGGCCATCGTCTTCGCCGGTGGATTGCTCACCGCGCTGACTCCGTGCGTCTATCCGCTCATCCCCATCACCGTGTCCGTGTTCGGCGCCCGCAAGGCGGAGAGCCGCGGCAAGGCGATGCTGCTCACCACGTCGTACATCGTCGGCATGGGTGTGGTGTTCAGCGCCCTGGGCATCCTCGCGGCGAAGACGGGGCAGGCGTTTGGTTCGATGTTGGGACACCCCGCCGTCGTGACGGGGCTGGCGGTGTTCCTGCTGCTGCTCGCCTCGTCCATGTTCGGCGCCTTCGAGCTGGCGCTGCCGTCGGGGTTGCAGACGCGGCTGAACTCGGTGGGCGGCGCGGGTGTGGCGGGCGCGTTCCTGATGGGCAGCGTGTCGGGCTTCCTCGCCGCGCCGTGCACGGGGCCGGTGCTGACGGGCCTCTTGGCCTTCGTGGCGAAGACGGCGAACACGACGCTGGGCGCGACGCTGCTGTTCATCTACGCGCTGGGCATCGGCGTGCCCTTCTTCATCCTCGGCGTGTCCACGGTGCGGCTGCCCAAGAGCGGCGTGTGGATGGAGTGGGTGAAGAGCGTGCTGGGCATCGTGCTGGTGGCGCTGGCCTTCAACTACTTGAAGGACGCGTTCCCGTGGGCGCGCGACGTCGTGAAGTCGGCGGGCGCGGAGCTGGGCCGAGTGCCGGGCGCGGTGCTGGCCGGTGTGCTGGCGGTGGTGGGCGTGCTGGTGGGCGCGGTGCACCGCTCGTTCAAGGAAGGCTCGCGCGAGTTCTCGTTCAAGGCCGTGGGCGTGGTGCTGGTGGTGGTGGCGCTGGTGATTCGCGGTGGAGCGCTGGACGCGGGGCAGGTGGGCTCGCTCTGGGTTCGCATGGGCGTGGCCGA is part of the Myxococcus landrumus genome and encodes:
- the hscB gene encoding Fe-S protein assembly co-chaperone HscB, encoding MRTHFDVFGLARRYDVDVPALEKQYRELSLQLHPDRVAQADAKERLKALEGTTALNEAFKTLKDPVRRAFYLLKLHGVDLEREDAGAQKDMPLEFLEEVMELREALDAAMEKKDLARVQAMGTRVEGRRKAALDEAAGTLRALEGGGTGEDAQGQVRKASHALGRVRYFTRFLEQVEAFEEESLS
- a CDS encoding HesB/IscA family protein; protein product: MSEQATQQTTQSPGPTPAPVAKAAPKGIVLADSAVARLKELLEQRQTPEAGLRLAVKGGGCSGLQYSMEWSEKSRERDKIFEKDGVRVFVDPKSYLYLIGTELVFEQTLMASGFKLNNPNIKAACGCGESFSV
- the iscU gene encoding Fe-S cluster assembly scaffold IscU; the protein is MAYSDKVIDHYENPRNVGTMDKEDPNVGTGLVGAPACGDVMRLQLKISDDGLIEDARFKTFGCGSAIASSSLVTEWVKGKTVDQAMTISNKDVARELALPPVKIHCSVLAEDAIKAAIEDFKKKRAARKAQAS
- a CDS encoding IscS subfamily cysteine desulfurase, giving the protein MKLPIYMDNHATTPMDPRVLDVMLPYLREDFGNAASRNHVFGWKAEAAVKKARQQVAELIGATDQEIVFTSGATESDNLAIKGVVEYYKSKGDHIITLKTEHKAILDTCKRLERVRQERLDELKLLRLGQLAGRDVSPEEVAELAAKHDLDNDETYKKWAEMPTGGARVTYLDVEKDGRVNLEKLEEAMTPKTVLVSIMFANNEIGVVQPVAEIGALCRKKGVLFHCDAVQGIGKVPFDVEAMKVDLASITSHKMYGPKGIGALYVRRKPRVRIAPIIDGGGHERGMRSGTLNVAAIVGFGHAAQLAREELADEAARILRLREKLRKGLTDALDMTIINGSMEHRLPGNLNISFAHAEGESLMMGIKDVAVSSGSACTSASLEPSYVLRALGVDEELAHSSIRFGLGRFTTEEEVDYVVQLVVDKVRKLRDMSPLYEMAKEGIDLKSIEWTAH
- a CDS encoding SPFH domain-containing protein, translating into MSANSKQTTRSKEQAESTDGGRGQLVRMDGGGAGLERSRYAEGWRAGKPAEDPEKMKRWGLITARPSEFLVHMRRGRVREVSGQGASCFKLPGDSVAIVPTSIQRLQFTADQVTNEKVGVQVTGLAVYRIADPLVAFRMLNFSFPERAQEKLADLLREMFVGAARRLVANLSVEECLTRRKEGIAAELMREIAPVLSGRGRLEDTTDAGWGVLLDTIEIQDVRVLSSTVFENMQARFRREQERQAREAELAKERFVHREETEAERQLSLQRLTAQDEVRQQKQTADEQARLETLAIDARVAEAKLAQERTLKQEQVTVEREVALTKLAAEQDVRQKKQVADEQAKLEALSAEARLVEAKIVSERALAASRAQVDMEKLSREQELEAARARIDLEKLKREQDADVGRAKLEQEKQKLAQEAEAAQARFELVRLQRAQEADDAKARMELERLRREQEQAAARHEGQVAEQLQEVEKLQAQLQVVQSRRAIAEAEVAIAELEVRRENARQELELSRARALRDIENTISPEVIQMTLAQQLPQVAAAFQQKMGEVHVTAVDGANPFGYIAAAVEGVMGLARSAGLKVPTPSLAPTAQ
- a CDS encoding protein-disulfide reductase DsbD family protein gives rise to the protein MNGKKLGVLAVLAGVAVAVVPWLLPTGPSTELDAARFLESGSLFLGAAIVFAGGLLTALTPCVYPLIPITVSVFGARKAESRGKAMLLTTSYIVGMGVVFSALGILAAKTGQAFGSMLGHPAVVTGLAVFLLLLASSMFGAFELALPSGLQTRLNSVGGAGVAGAFLMGSVSGFLAAPCTGPVLTGLLAFVAKTANTTLGATLLFIYALGIGVPFFILGVSTVRLPKSGVWMEWVKSVLGIVLVALAFNYLKDAFPWARDVVKSAGAELGRVPGAVLAGVLAVVGVLVGAVHRSFKEGSREFSFKAVGVVLVVVALVIRGGALDAGQVGSLWVRMGVAEPPRAPSWQWHHVMPAKKATFSPEDFEKVLAQAKAEGRPVLIDFFADWCAACKELDRETYPAAEVISQSSEGQFLNIKIDATNSEDALDALMERFGVEGLPTVAFVSQDGTVLTRPRITGFLEPTPFAAEMRKARCSDGGGSC